The genome window TTCACATCAACTAGAAATATACATCTCCAATACATTCCTGACGATGACAATGAGGGTATAACTCTCAAATTATTGTAACCTTTTTCATGTAAATTTCTAGCCAGATTAAGTATTTTATGCATGTTTATAATATAAAAATTTGTTTCCATTATTTTGAGATTTTATTAAAGTTGGATAAAATGTAATAAATTATAAATAAAACATTAGAAATGATTTATTTCCTCTTATGCCTCACCAAATCAGTTACAACTCCCAAAATAATGACAACATCTTCATCTTGTAATTGAATACAATTTTTGTATTTCGGATTAAGAGAAATCAATTGTTTGTTGATGGCATCATAACGTTTGAACGTGTATTCGGAATTGTTGACCGATACTACAATATCATCATGATGTCTGGGTTCGATATCAGATCGAATGATAAGTAAATCACCTTTTAGGTATTCAGGATACATACTTTCGCCACCCACACGATTAAGATAAGTTGCTTCGGGATGATTCAGTAAAATTTCATCCAAACTAATATTATTCTGTACAAAATCAGCAGCAGGAGAGGGGAAACCTGCCGAAACATCACCAAAAAATTGAACAAATCGTTTTTCACCATCTGTTTTGATAGGAATATTGATTAACTCTTCTGAGAATTTCGGAACTTGAATAAAATGTACCATTTAATAAACATTTAAAATATCTGTAAATCTTGTTGTGTAACAAGGTGACAATCGTTCTTGCTTCATTTTCCATTTTCTATGTATATCTTGAGAAGCTAATTTTAGCATATGATCGCCATAATTTGCATTTAATTTATCCATCACACTCATCAACGCTTTATGTTTTGGAGATTCTGTATGAAATAAATTCATCTGTGCTTGATTATCGGGTGTAATAGCCGAAACAATAACGCCAGCTTTTTTATAATCAGGAACTTTGCCTTCTGCAGGAACCAATTTATCCAATAAAAATAAAGCTGTTTTTGACAAAACAATGCTCGAATTCGAATCAAAATCTAAGGTTGTACTTAATGAGTTTGAAACAAATGATTGCTTTTCATCAAAACGATTGGTCATCACAAAAACAGTAATAATGTTGCATTTTGATTGTTCTTTTCTAAGCTTTTCGGCACAAGAAACAGCAAAAGTAGAAACACGCTCTTTCAGATTTTCATAATCATTGATTGTTTTCTCAAAACTTCGAGTTGTGGCAATTGATTTTTTGCGTTGAACTTCATCTAATTTTAAGACGCTTTCGCCTAATAATTCTTTTTTCAAACGCAATTCAACGATGGAGAAATTTCGTTTGATGTATTCATCTTCAAGCAAGGTGAAATCAAATGCATTCCGACATCCGATATAAGATAAACGTTTAGCTAAACGTCGCCCTATTCCCCAGATATCCTCACATTTTAACCATTTTAAAGCTTTGTTTATTTTCTCTTTCGAATCAATCATATAAACACCATTATGATGTTTAGGAAATTTCTTTGCTATTCGATTCGCCACTTTAGCTAAAGCCTTTGTAGGAGCAATACCAATACAAACAGGGATTTTGGTAATGGTATATATTTTTTGTTTAATTTCTTGGGCGTAATTTACCAAATCATAGTTATCAAAGCCTTTGAAAAGAAGAAAAGATTCATCAATCGAATAAATTTCTATATCAGGACAATAGGATTTTAAAATCATCATCACGCGATTACTCATATCCGCATATAAAGCATAATTTGAAGAGAATACATTAATTTTATTTAATCTAAAATTATTCTCGTATTCAAAAGCAGGAGCACCCATTGGAATCCCTAAATCTTTTGCTTCATTAGAACGTGCAATTACACAACCATCATTGTTAGAAAGTACTACAACAGGCTTTCCATTCAGCGTTGGATTAAAAACTCGTTCGCACGAAGCATAAAAATTATTGCAGTCAACTAAAGCATACATCATGTTACAAAGTTGAGCAAATAAAGCGCTACAAGGTGTCGCGGAAAAGTGTTAAAAAATTAAAGTTAAAAATTGATTCTGTAAATTTGCGCTATGGTACTGAATGATAGATTGAAAACATTGGTTGACAAAGTTCCAAAAAATATTTGTGGCGTGTATTATTTATACAACGACAAGCAAGATATTATCTACATTGGAAAAAGTATTGATATCAGAAAAAGATTGATTCAGCATTTCAAATCACTTGATAAAAAGGAAATCAAGCTACAACATTTTACGCATTCTATACAATTTGAAAATACAGGAAATGAATTGATTGCTTTGTTGAGAGAATCTGAATTAATCAAACAAAATCTGCCAATATTTAATCGAGCTCAACGCAAGATTAAGTTCTTTTACGCATTATATAAAGAAATAAATTCGGATGGTTATCATGCATTAATTGTGAAGAAAATTGATAACTCTGGGAAC of Empedobacter falsenii contains these proteins:
- a CDS encoding LexA family protein, with protein sequence MVHFIQVPKFSEELINIPIKTDGEKRFVQFFGDVSAGFPSPAADFVQNNISLDEILLNHPEATYLNRVGGESMYPEYLKGDLLIIRSDIEPRHHDDIVVSVNNSEYTFKRYDAINKQLISLNPKYKNCIQLQDEDVVIILGVVTDLVRHKRK
- a CDS encoding Y-family DNA polymerase — protein: MMYALVDCNNFYASCERVFNPTLNGKPVVVLSNNDGCVIARSNEAKDLGIPMGAPAFEYENNFRLNKINVFSSNYALYADMSNRVMMILKSYCPDIEIYSIDESFLLFKGFDNYDLVNYAQEIKQKIYTITKIPVCIGIAPTKALAKVANRIAKKFPKHHNGVYMIDSKEKINKALKWLKCEDIWGIGRRLAKRLSYIGCRNAFDFTLLEDEYIKRNFSIVELRLKKELLGESVLKLDEVQRKKSIATTRSFEKTINDYENLKERVSTFAVSCAEKLRKEQSKCNIITVFVMTNRFDEKQSFVSNSLSTTLDFDSNSSIVLSKTALFLLDKLVPAEGKVPDYKKAGVIVSAITPDNQAQMNLFHTESPKHKALMSVMDKLNANYGDHMLKLASQDIHRKWKMKQERLSPCYTTRFTDILNVY